From Uloborus diversus isolate 005 chromosome 8, Udiv.v.3.1, whole genome shotgun sequence, a single genomic window includes:
- the LOC129228481 gene encoding alpha-1,6-mannosyl-glycoprotein 2-beta-N-acetylglucosaminyltransferase-like yields the protein MLIELMCKYSVVRTKSYDGMAREWMCATMLRRCYSHSLKIFGLIFVILFLWIELCIVNIKSDMFVSHKNHYGDPKLAFLANFSAIVNSISSPKSANLSLLSNTVVKINVLQTVANLETFGPLKKNGVVIVIQVHNRTQYLYALIESLKQAQYINQTLLVFSHDLFDVYINALIRRIDFAKVIQIFYPNSIQLHPNEFPGHDPNDCPRNMKREIALQQGCNNAKYPDLYGHYREAKFTQTKHHWWWKVNHLIDGLQITSKHTGPVLFLEEDHYVAPDFLYLLTMMENARVMMCPQCNILCLGAHVKSCNYAAFSRKVEITKWISSKHNMGMVINRSLWQQIKKCAKAFCSFDDYNWDWSLQHVSASCLPSPLTAMVAIAPRVFHMGECGLHHKGRDCSSDKVVYKVMRVLVASSKHLFPTSLTVHQSIRKPFKAPKGNGGWGDVRDHILCCSQVKNSSIDCSQYNFI from the coding sequence ACGAAAAGTTATGACGGAATGGCAAGAGAATGGATGTGTGCTACAATGTTAAGACGGTGTTACTCCCATTCGTTAAAAATTTTTGGACTGATATTTGTGATCTTGTTTTTATGGATCGAACTTTGTATTGTGAACATAAAGTCAGATATGTTTGTTTCACACAAAAACCATTATGGTGATCCGAAACTTGCTTTTCTTGCCAATTTTAGTGCCATTGTAAATTCTATCAGCAGCCCTAAGTCTGCTAATCTCTCGTTGCTTTCAAATAcagttgtaaaaataaatgttttacaaactGTTGCAAACTTAGAAACATTTGGACCATTGAAGAAAAATGGTGTTGTAATTGTGATTCAAGTACATAACAGAACTCAGTATCTCTATGCACTAATAGAGTCCTTAAAGCAAGCTCAGTATATCAATCAAACCCTTCTGGTATTTAGTCATGACTTATTTGATGTTTACATCAATGCTCTCATACGGAGGATTGATTTTGCAAaagtaattcaaattttttatcctAATTCCATTCAACTTCATCCAAATGAGTTTCCTGGTCATGATCCAAACGATTGCCCAAGAAATATGAAAAGAGAAATTGCTTTGCAACAAGGCTGCAATAATGCCAAGTATCCAGATTTATATGGGCACTATAGAGAAGCAAAATTTACTCAAACAAAGCATCATTGGTGGTGGAAAGTAAATCATCTGATAGATGGTTTACAAATAACTAGTAAACATACAGGACCAGTTTTGTTCCTTGAAGAAGACCACTATGTTGCTCCTGATTTTCTTTACCTACTTACAATGATGGAGAATGCCAGAGTAATGATGTGCCCTCAATGCAACATACTGTGTCTAGGAGCCCATGTGAAATCTTGTAATTATGCTGCATTCAGCAGGAAGGTAGAAATCACTAAGTGGATATCTAGTAAGCACAATATGGGAATGGTAATAAACAGGTCATTGTGGCAGCAGATAAAAAAGTGTGCCAAGGCATTTTGTTCCTTTGATGATTACAACTGGGATTGGTCATTACAACATGTCAGCGCATCTTGTTTGCCATCTCCATTAACTGCCATGGTGGCCATTGCACCTCGCGTCTTTCACATGGGTGAATGTGGTCTACATCACAAAGGAAGGGATTGCAGCAGTGATAAAGTTGTATATAAAGTTATGAGAGTCCTGGTTGCTTCCAGCAAACATCTGTTCCCTACATCATTAACTGTTCACCAAAGTATAAGAAAACCATTTAAGGCTCCAAAAGGCAATGGTGGGTGGGGTGACGTAAGAGATCATATTCTGTGTTGCAGTCAAGTGAAAAATTCCAGCATTGACTGCTCCCAGTATAATTTCATCTAG
- the LOC129227787 gene encoding clotting factor B-like, producing MKKMLSVYLLFLLTFPSIHYGQSCGQSSTDLYAYLMSKKFSKSHRTAPIIKGVKAQEKAWPWLVAITHKGYDSATCTGFLIDKRHVVSAAHCFSTNSSPRSYSAIIGDGDLLKGIRFGFKKIVVHAGYKAGFNYDDIALLTLDRNVRFPGFVPICLPGKKLAKHTLKGLLTTAAGWGVTQREQGSKSSRFLMKLSNIPVISSKKCERQLEKDTSNFRKYFPRGITNGLLCTGFPGPGQDTCRGDSGGPLMLRYRGLWYAVGVTSFGYNCGGYGIPSGYTRVSSYLDWIRKHT from the exons ATGAAGAAAATGCTGTCCGTGTATCTATTATTTCTTTTGACTTTTCCGAGTATCCATTATGGGCAGT CTTGTGGGCAGTCAAGTACCGACTTATACGCATATCTGATgtcaaaaaagttttcgaaatctCATCGGACGGCTCCAATCATCAAAGGCGTAAAAGCCCAAGAGAAAGCATGGCCTTGGCTG GTTGCTATCACGCATAAAGGTTACGACTCTGCAACGTGTACTGGTTTTCTTATTGACAAGCGGCATGTTGTCTCAGCTGCTCATTGTTTTTCAACTAACAG TTCTCCTCGCAGCTATTCAGCGATTATAGGGGACGGAGACCTGTTAAAAGGAATCCGATTCGGCTTCAAAAAAATCGTAGTTCATGCTGGATATAAAGCTGGTTTCAATTACGACGACATCGCTTTACTGACCTTGGACAGGAACGTCAGGTTCCCAGGATTCGTACCAATCTGCCTTCCAGGGAAGAAGCTTGCAAAACATACCCTCAAAGGACTCCTTACCACAGCCGCAGGATGGGGAGTAACTCAAAGAG AACAAGGCAGTAAATCCAGTCGCTTCCTTATGAAGCTGAGCAACATTCCTGTAATTTCCAGCAAGAAATGTGAGAGGCAACTAGAAAAAGACACTAGTAATTTCAGGAAGTACTTTCCTCGGGGCATCACAAATGGACTCTTGTGTACCGGATTTCCTGGACCCGGACAAGACACTTGCAGA GGTGATTCCGGAGGACCCCTTATGTTACGCTACCGTGGCCTGTGGTATGCAGTAGGCGTTACTTCTTTTGGATACAACTGTGGGGGATACGGAATTCCTAGTGGTTACACCAGAGTTTCCAGCTATTTAGACTGGATACGTAAACACACTTGA